A genomic segment from Micromonospora echinaurantiaca encodes:
- a CDS encoding glycoside hydrolase family 43 protein → MSTEIAELATARSIRNPVLTGFHPDPSILRVGDDYYLATSTFEWYPGVRVHHSRDLVHWRALGGIITERRLLDLRGCGDSNGVWAPDLSYHDGLFHLVYSDVASFASGYWDAQNFLTTAPDITGPWSDPVALHAHGFDASLFHDEDGSTWLLSMSADWRPGRDRFGGIEIQRYDRARRELVGDAKIIFTGTDVGLTEAPHIYRHDGWYWLVTAEGGTSWEHQVTVARSRDLLGPYEVDPAGPLLTSVGRPDLALQKAGHGSLVRTQRGDWYLAHLVGRPYTPLGNCVLGRETAIQEVNWPRGGWPRVPGGVPATEIPAPDLPAHPWPDEPATDHFDAPRLATWWSTLRRPATADWVDLRSRPSHLRVHGGQSPVGKQTPSLVARRVGAARCSLETVVEFDPVDHRHLAGITGYYNTLNWYYLYLTRADDGRVVLELLSSDSGRRTAYPELTVDVGTAARVGLRVEFDGPALRFGYDLGDGWRQLPVELDATILSDEHAAVIVDGEPAAWGFTGALLGLWVQDLGGDGVSADFDHATYLEH, encoded by the coding sequence ATGTCGACCGAGATCGCAGAGTTAGCCACCGCCCGGTCGATCCGCAACCCCGTCCTTACCGGCTTCCACCCGGACCCGTCGATCCTCCGCGTGGGCGACGACTACTACCTGGCCACCTCGACGTTCGAGTGGTACCCCGGGGTGCGCGTGCACCACTCCAGGGACCTCGTGCACTGGCGGGCGCTGGGCGGCATCATCACCGAGCGCCGCCTGCTGGACCTGCGCGGGTGCGGCGACTCCAACGGGGTGTGGGCACCCGACCTGTCCTATCACGACGGCCTGTTCCACCTGGTCTACAGCGACGTGGCCAGCTTCGCCAGCGGCTACTGGGACGCCCAGAACTTCCTCACCACCGCGCCCGACATCACCGGCCCCTGGTCGGATCCGGTCGCGCTGCACGCGCACGGCTTCGACGCGTCGCTCTTCCACGACGAGGACGGCTCCACCTGGCTGCTGTCCATGAGCGCCGACTGGCGGCCGGGACGCGACCGGTTCGGTGGCATCGAGATCCAGCGTTACGACCGCGCCCGGCGGGAACTGGTCGGCGACGCGAAGATCATCTTCACCGGTACGGACGTCGGCCTGACCGAGGCGCCGCACATCTACCGCCACGACGGCTGGTACTGGCTGGTCACGGCCGAGGGCGGCACCAGCTGGGAGCACCAGGTCACCGTCGCCCGCTCGCGGGATCTGCTCGGCCCCTACGAGGTCGATCCGGCCGGGCCGCTGCTCACTTCCGTCGGCCGGCCGGACCTCGCGCTGCAGAAGGCCGGTCACGGCAGTCTGGTACGCACCCAGCGGGGCGACTGGTACCTCGCCCACCTCGTCGGACGTCCCTACACCCCGCTGGGCAACTGCGTGCTGGGGCGGGAGACCGCCATCCAAGAGGTCAACTGGCCGCGCGGCGGCTGGCCCCGCGTTCCCGGCGGCGTGCCGGCCACCGAGATCCCCGCCCCGGACCTGCCCGCCCACCCGTGGCCCGACGAGCCCGCGACCGACCACTTCGACGCGCCGCGGCTGGCCACCTGGTGGTCCACGCTGCGCCGCCCGGCGACGGCCGACTGGGTCGACCTGCGGTCCCGCCCCTCACACCTGCGCGTCCACGGTGGTCAGTCGCCGGTCGGCAAGCAAACGCCGAGTCTGGTCGCCCGGCGGGTCGGGGCGGCGCGTTGCTCGCTGGAAACGGTCGTCGAGTTCGACCCGGTCGACCACCGGCACCTGGCCGGGATCACCGGCTACTACAACACGCTGAACTGGTACTACCTCTACCTGACCCGGGCCGACGACGGCCGGGTGGTGCTGGAGCTGCTCAGCTCGGACAGCGGCCGACGGACCGCCTACCCGGAGCTCACCGTCGACGTCGGCACCGCCGCCCGCGTCGGGTTGCGCGTCGAGTTCGACGGGCCGGCGTTGCGGTTCGGCTACGACCTGGGCGACGGCTGGCGCCAACTCCCGGTCGAGTTGGACGCCACCATCCTCTCCGACGAGCACGCCGCCGTGATCGTCGACGGCGAGCCGGCCGCGTGGGGTTTCACCGGCGCGCTCCTGGGGCTGTGGGTGCAGGACCTCGGCGGCGACGGGGTGTCCGCCGACTTCGACCACGCGACGTACCTCGAACACTGA
- a CDS encoding beta-xylosidase/alpha-l-arabinosidase: MTEVRGAVGGSVSVPVQAEPDHDLRDGRDGEARLRELLGRMTIEEKVAQLVGFWEKEDGEAVAPLQGEFGDSSKLEDFSRHGLGQLTRPYGTRPVDAAARASWLWKFQSDLVTGTRLGIPAIVHEECLTGLSAWKAATFPTPLAWGAAFDPELVTEMAAAIGASMRSLGIHQGLAPVLDVIRDPRWGRVDECIAEDPYLVGTLGTSYVRGLQSQGVHATLKHFVGYSASRAGRNFAPVHAGPREVADVLLPPFEMAILDGNARSVMHSYAEIDGVPVAADPTLLTGVLRDRWGFDGTVVADYYGVAFLNLLHHVAGDHAEAAVQALTAGVDVELPTGDAYLAVAEAVRAGKLSEALVDRAVLRVLRQKLELGLLDATFTEEPPQGVDLDSPEHRAIARRLAEESIILVANRDALPLPAGRRVAVIGPNADRPGALFGCYSFLNHVLVQHSDVETGIEVPTVLDAMRTEFGADLVTAARGCDVDDDDRSGFDEAVATAAAADVAVLVVGDHASLFGRGTVGEGCDRDDLELPGVQRELVEAVLATGTPVVLVLLTGRPYAVDWALARCAAVVQAFFPGEEGAGAITGVLSGRVNPSGKLPVSLPRSAGAQPYSYLHPTLGEGSEVTNLPTTPAAPFGHGLSYTTFEYTDLTVPATVPTDRALPVTVRVTNTGAVAGDDVVQLYGRDLVASVTRPVAQLLGYRRVHLAPGQSVTVEFTVPTTRLAFSDRTLTRVVEPGDVEVWVGTSARRDAQGLTTLVGDTVPVTNSSARWTTSEIS; encoded by the coding sequence ATGACTGAGGTTCGGGGTGCGGTGGGTGGGTCGGTGTCGGTGCCGGTCCAGGCGGAGCCGGACCACGACCTGCGGGACGGGCGCGACGGCGAGGCGCGCCTTCGCGAGCTGCTCGGCCGGATGACGATCGAGGAGAAGGTCGCCCAGCTGGTTGGCTTCTGGGAGAAGGAGGACGGCGAGGCCGTCGCACCGCTGCAGGGCGAGTTCGGCGACAGCAGCAAGCTGGAGGACTTCTCCCGGCACGGGCTCGGCCAGCTCACCCGGCCGTACGGCACGCGTCCCGTCGACGCCGCCGCCCGCGCGTCCTGGCTGTGGAAGTTCCAGTCGGACCTGGTGACCGGCACCCGGCTCGGCATACCGGCGATCGTCCACGAGGAGTGCCTCACCGGGCTGTCGGCGTGGAAGGCCGCCACCTTCCCCACGCCGCTGGCCTGGGGGGCCGCCTTCGATCCCGAGCTGGTCACCGAGATGGCCGCGGCGATCGGGGCGTCCATGCGGTCCCTGGGCATCCACCAGGGACTCGCCCCGGTGCTCGACGTGATCCGTGACCCGCGCTGGGGTCGGGTCGACGAGTGCATCGCCGAGGACCCCTACCTGGTCGGCACCCTCGGCACGTCGTACGTGCGCGGCCTGCAGTCGCAGGGGGTGCACGCCACCTTGAAGCACTTCGTCGGCTACTCCGCCTCGCGCGCCGGGCGCAACTTCGCCCCGGTGCACGCCGGCCCGCGGGAGGTCGCCGACGTGCTGCTGCCGCCGTTCGAGATGGCGATTCTCGACGGCAACGCGCGCTCCGTGATGCACTCCTACGCCGAGATCGACGGCGTGCCCGTCGCCGCCGACCCGACGTTGCTCACCGGCGTGCTGCGGGACAGATGGGGCTTCGACGGCACGGTGGTGGCCGACTACTACGGGGTGGCGTTCCTGAACCTGCTGCACCACGTGGCGGGCGACCACGCGGAGGCGGCCGTGCAGGCGTTGACCGCCGGGGTCGACGTCGAGCTGCCGACGGGCGACGCCTACCTCGCCGTGGCGGAGGCGGTGCGGGCGGGCAAGCTGAGCGAGGCGCTCGTCGACCGGGCGGTGCTGCGGGTCCTGCGGCAGAAGCTGGAACTCGGGCTGCTGGACGCCACCTTCACGGAGGAACCGCCCCAGGGGGTCGACCTCGACTCGCCCGAGCACCGGGCGATCGCCCGCCGCCTCGCCGAGGAGTCGATCATCCTGGTCGCCAACCGGGACGCGCTTCCGCTGCCCGCGGGCCGGCGCGTCGCGGTCATCGGCCCGAACGCCGACCGGCCGGGTGCGCTGTTCGGGTGCTACTCCTTCCTCAACCACGTCCTCGTCCAGCATTCCGACGTGGAGACCGGCATCGAGGTCCCGACGGTCCTCGACGCGATGCGAACCGAGTTCGGCGCCGATCTCGTCACCGCCGCCCGCGGCTGCGATGTGGACGACGACGACCGATCCGGTTTCGACGAGGCCGTCGCCACGGCGGCCGCCGCGGACGTCGCCGTCCTGGTCGTCGGCGACCACGCCAGCCTCTTCGGGCGCGGCACGGTCGGCGAGGGCTGCGACCGGGACGACCTGGAGCTGCCGGGCGTCCAGCGCGAGCTCGTCGAGGCGGTGCTGGCGACCGGCACACCGGTCGTCCTCGTGCTGCTCACCGGCCGCCCGTACGCGGTCGACTGGGCGCTGGCCCGCTGCGCGGCGGTGGTGCAGGCGTTCTTTCCTGGCGAGGAGGGCGCCGGGGCGATCACCGGGGTGCTCTCCGGGCGGGTCAACCCGTCGGGCAAGCTGCCGGTCAGCCTGCCCCGGTCGGCCGGGGCGCAGCCGTACTCGTACCTGCACCCCACGCTCGGCGAGGGCAGCGAGGTGACCAACCTGCCCACCACGCCCGCGGCGCCGTTCGGCCACGGCCTGTCCTACACCACGTTCGAGTACACCGACCTGACCGTGCCCGCCACGGTGCCGACCGACAGGGCGCTGCCGGTGACCGTACGCGTGACGAACACCGGCGCGGTCGCCGGCGACGACGTGGTCCAGCTCTACGGCCGTGACCTGGTGGCGTCGGTGACCCGGCCGGTGGCGCAGCTGCTCGGCTACCGGCGGGTCCACCTGGCGCCCGGTCAGTCGGTCACTGTCGAGTTCACCGTGCCCACGACGCGGCTGGCCTTCTCCGACCGCACGCTCACCCGGGTCGTGGAGCCCGGTGACGTCGAGGTCTGGGTCGGTACGAGTGCGCGCCGGGACGCCCAGGGGCTGACCACGTTGGTCGGCGACACCGTGCCCGTCACCAACTCCTCCGCCCGGTGGACGACGTCCGAGATCAGCTGA
- a CDS encoding endo-1,4-beta-xylanase: MKLRRWIATGVVAVATVATLNALPATAGRQYDPAEQSLRTLGQRHGLHIGTAVDLAVLNDPADPRYRQLAASEFSSVTAENAMKWESLEPTRGSYNWGPADELVAFARQNNQSIRGHVLVWHNQLPGWLTSGVADGSISKEELRALLKKHITTVVSRYKGKIWQWDVVNEAVSDPWDNPPTLHYKGFWAQHLGPGYIADAFRWARAADPKALLFYNDYNIEAFGSGDPANDKTQFVYDMARQLRAEGVPIDGIGSQGHLGTQYGNYDTLQVAAALKKFSGLGLATAFTEVDVRSQLTEGVQAGDSAEINPRLQASAANFSVLLRACLADRHCLSFTVWGFTDKHSWVPGWFSDPPEGMATIYDENYLPKRAYHEMKADLIYAGPPYVLPRVPHRPRR; this comes from the coding sequence ATGAAGCTGAGACGGTGGATAGCCACCGGTGTGGTCGCGGTCGCGACCGTCGCCACGCTCAACGCCCTGCCGGCCACGGCAGGCCGCCAGTACGACCCCGCCGAGCAGAGCCTGCGTACGCTCGGCCAGCGACACGGCCTTCACATCGGCACCGCTGTCGATCTGGCCGTCCTCAACGACCCCGCCGACCCGCGGTACCGCCAGCTCGCTGCGTCGGAGTTCTCCTCCGTGACGGCCGAGAACGCCATGAAGTGGGAGAGCCTGGAGCCGACCCGGGGCAGCTACAACTGGGGGCCGGCCGACGAACTCGTGGCCTTCGCCCGCCAGAACAACCAGAGCATCCGCGGTCACGTGCTGGTCTGGCACAACCAGCTGCCCGGCTGGCTGACCAGCGGCGTCGCCGACGGCTCCATCAGCAAGGAGGAGCTGCGCGCCCTGCTGAAGAAGCACATCACCACGGTGGTGAGCCGGTACAAGGGCAAGATCTGGCAGTGGGACGTCGTCAACGAGGCCGTCAGCGACCCGTGGGACAACCCGCCGACCCTGCACTACAAGGGTTTCTGGGCCCAGCACCTCGGGCCCGGCTACATCGCCGACGCCTTCCGCTGGGCGCGGGCCGCCGACCCGAAGGCGCTGCTGTTCTACAACGACTACAACATCGAGGCGTTCGGCTCGGGTGACCCGGCCAACGACAAGACGCAGTTCGTCTACGACATGGCCCGGCAACTGCGGGCCGAGGGCGTGCCCATCGACGGCATCGGCAGCCAGGGCCACCTGGGCACCCAGTACGGCAACTACGACACCCTGCAGGTGGCGGCGGCGCTGAAGAAGTTCTCCGGGCTGGGCCTGGCCACCGCGTTCACCGAGGTCGACGTGCGCAGCCAGCTGACCGAGGGGGTCCAGGCCGGTGACTCCGCCGAGATCAACCCGCGGCTGCAGGCGTCCGCGGCCAACTTCAGCGTGCTGCTGCGCGCCTGCCTGGCCGACCGGCACTGCCTGTCGTTCACCGTCTGGGGCTTCACCGACAAGCACTCCTGGGTGCCCGGTTGGTTCAGCGACCCGCCGGAGGGCATGGCCACCATCTACGACGAGAACTACCTACCCAAGCGGGCCTACCACGAGATGAAGGCCGACCTGATCTACGCCGGCCCGCCGTACGTACTGCCGCGCGTCCCGCACAGGCCGCGCCGGTGA
- a CDS encoding LacI family DNA-binding transcriptional regulator yields MSDVARTAGVSVATVSKVVNGRYGVAEATVERVQQVIRQLGYEASLGAQSLRSHRTNVLGILVAEFEPFSTELLKGASREVAGTGYQLLAYSGGDGGGAAIGWERRSLARLSGTLIDGAVIVTPTVVETKPGFHVVAVDPHTGPSGLPTVDSDNFAGAVLATEYLLSLGHRRIGHISGRPDLESARLREAGFRKAMADAGVPVDERLVRVGGFRIESTAGTAAELLALPDRPTAIFAGNDLSAISTMDVARSMGLTVPDDLSVIGFDNIPESALVDPPLTTIMQPLQRMGAEALRLLVDLIAGVERDTHIRLPTELVVRASCGPYRPGPGVPLSRAATAGG; encoded by the coding sequence ATGTCGGACGTGGCCCGTACGGCCGGCGTCTCGGTGGCGACCGTGTCCAAGGTCGTGAACGGTCGGTACGGCGTGGCAGAAGCGACCGTGGAGCGGGTCCAGCAGGTGATCCGCCAGCTCGGCTACGAGGCCAGCCTGGGGGCGCAGAGCCTGCGCAGCCACCGCACGAACGTGCTGGGCATCCTGGTCGCCGAGTTCGAGCCGTTCTCCACCGAACTGCTCAAGGGGGCGTCGCGGGAGGTCGCCGGCACCGGCTACCAGCTGCTGGCCTACTCCGGCGGTGACGGCGGCGGCGCGGCGATCGGCTGGGAGCGCCGGTCGCTGGCCCGCCTGTCCGGCACCCTCATCGACGGGGCCGTGATCGTCACGCCGACCGTGGTCGAGACCAAGCCGGGCTTCCACGTCGTCGCCGTCGACCCGCACACGGGCCCGTCCGGCCTGCCGACGGTCGACTCCGACAACTTCGCCGGCGCCGTGCTCGCGACCGAATACCTCCTGTCGCTCGGCCACCGCCGCATCGGGCACATCAGCGGACGCCCCGACCTCGAGTCGGCGCGCCTGCGCGAGGCGGGCTTCCGCAAGGCCATGGCCGACGCCGGCGTGCCGGTCGACGAGCGGCTCGTACGCGTCGGCGGGTTCCGGATCGAGAGCACCGCCGGCACGGCCGCGGAGCTGCTGGCACTCCCCGACCGGCCGACCGCGATCTTCGCCGGCAACGACCTCTCGGCCATCTCCACGATGGACGTCGCCCGGAGCATGGGCCTCACGGTGCCCGACGACCTGTCGGTGATCGGCTTCGACAACATCCCGGAGTCGGCGCTGGTCGACCCGCCGCTGACGACGATCATGCAACCGCTGCAGCGCATGGGCGCCGAGGCGTTGCGTCTGCTCGTCGACCTGATCGCCGGCGTCGAGCGCGACACGCACATCCGGCTGCCCACCGAACTGGTCGTCCGCGCCTCGTGCGGCCCGTACCGCCCCGGCCCGGGGGTGCCGCTGTCCCGCGCCGCGACGGCGGGCGGCTGA
- a CDS encoding carbohydrate ABC transporter permease, with product MTSTNPTLNPAGGALAPPAGPPAARRSSRAAETRRKWYEIIGLTTPAIVVYVMFVLVPMGFAVYYSLFRWRGVGPPTEYVGYDNYVLAFQDPIFLDALRNNAIIVIGSLVVQGPLALGIALLLNRRFRGRTVFRLLVFVPYVLAEVTVGIMWKLLLTDNGTVDALLRSLGLGGLVQAWLADLDIVIWTMLFVLTWKYVGFAIILLLAGLSNVPPELTEAAAIDGASWWQTQRHVTLPLLGPTFRIWMFLSMIGSLQTFEVIWVTSVPAVRSLGASATMATYMVDNGFFARLWGYGNAVAVILFVISFVAALLFQRFLLRRDIEGAITGRVN from the coding sequence GTGACCTCCACCAACCCGACCCTCAACCCCGCCGGCGGCGCGCTCGCGCCGCCGGCGGGCCCCCCGGCCGCCCGACGCTCGTCCCGCGCGGCCGAGACCAGACGCAAGTGGTACGAGATCATCGGGCTCACCACACCGGCGATCGTCGTGTACGTGATGTTCGTGCTGGTGCCGATGGGCTTCGCGGTCTACTACAGCCTCTTCCGCTGGCGCGGGGTCGGGCCGCCCACCGAGTACGTCGGTTACGACAACTACGTCCTCGCCTTCCAGGACCCGATCTTCCTCGACGCGCTGCGCAACAACGCGATCATCGTGATCGGGTCGCTCGTGGTCCAGGGCCCCCTCGCACTGGGCATCGCCCTGCTGCTCAACCGTCGCTTCCGCGGGCGCACCGTGTTCCGCCTGCTGGTGTTCGTGCCGTACGTGCTCGCCGAGGTCACCGTCGGCATCATGTGGAAGCTGCTGCTGACCGACAACGGGACGGTCGACGCGCTGCTGCGGTCACTGGGGCTGGGCGGCCTGGTGCAGGCGTGGCTCGCCGACCTCGACATCGTCATCTGGACGATGCTGTTCGTCCTCACCTGGAAGTACGTCGGCTTCGCCATCATCCTGCTGCTCGCCGGCCTGTCGAACGTCCCGCCGGAGTTGACCGAGGCCGCAGCGATCGACGGCGCGAGCTGGTGGCAGACCCAGCGCCACGTCACGCTCCCGCTGCTGGGCCCGACGTTCCGGATCTGGATGTTCCTGTCGATGATCGGTTCGCTGCAGACCTTCGAGGTGATCTGGGTGACCTCGGTGCCCGCGGTGCGATCGCTCGGCGCCTCGGCCACCATGGCCACGTACATGGTGGACAACGGCTTCTTCGCCCGGCTGTGGGGCTACGGCAACGCGGTGGCCGTGATCCTGTTCGTCATCTCGTTCGTGGCGGCGCTGCTGTTTCAGCGCTTCCTGCTCCGCCGGGACATCGAGGGCGCCATCACCGGGAGGGTGAACTGA
- a CDS encoding ABC transporter substrate-binding protein, translating to MAMKRRAGAVLALFLTSALLVTACNGGDDEAPAESELYKNPVTLTWWHNASQDGPGKTYWEKVAKDFSALHPTVTIQIEAIETNQLQRTRLPAALLTSDPPDIFAAWGGGEMREQVEADYLKDITDQVKTEVANIGSATEIWQVDGKQYGLPFRMGIEGIWYNKDMFAKAGITAPPTTFEELNEAVTKLKAINVVPIALGAGDKWPAAHWWYNFALRACSVDTLKKASIDLVFDDPCFVKAGQDLKTFIDTKPFQANFIATPGQNDPTSANGLLANGKAAMELMGDWNRGTLETAAEDPEALKKFLGWFPVPAISGSAGDPKAALGGGDGFACAKNAPAECVEFLKYIVSPEVQKGYAETGTGLPVTKGAEGGIADPALKSILEATSGATYVQLWLDTAFGSTVGNAMNDAIVAIFAGNGSPEQVVSAMKAAAKK from the coding sequence ATGGCGATGAAGCGCCGTGCGGGCGCCGTCCTAGCGCTGTTCCTGACCAGCGCACTCCTTGTCACCGCCTGCAACGGCGGCGACGACGAAGCGCCCGCCGAGAGCGAGCTCTACAAGAACCCGGTGACCCTGACCTGGTGGCACAACGCCTCCCAGGACGGGCCCGGCAAGACCTACTGGGAGAAGGTCGCCAAGGACTTCTCCGCCCTGCACCCGACCGTCACGATCCAGATCGAGGCGATCGAGACCAACCAGCTCCAGCGCACCCGGCTCCCCGCCGCGCTGCTCACCAGTGACCCGCCGGACATCTTCGCCGCGTGGGGCGGCGGCGAGATGCGTGAGCAGGTGGAGGCCGACTACCTGAAGGACATCACCGACCAGGTCAAGACGGAGGTCGCCAACATCGGCAGCGCGACCGAGATCTGGCAGGTGGACGGCAAGCAGTACGGCCTGCCGTTCCGGATGGGCATCGAGGGCATCTGGTACAACAAGGACATGTTCGCCAAGGCGGGCATCACCGCCCCGCCGACCACCTTCGAGGAGCTCAACGAGGCGGTCACGAAGCTCAAGGCGATCAACGTCGTCCCGATCGCCCTGGGTGCCGGTGACAAGTGGCCCGCCGCGCACTGGTGGTACAACTTCGCGCTGCGCGCCTGCTCGGTCGACACGCTGAAGAAGGCGTCCATCGACCTGGTCTTCGACGACCCGTGCTTCGTCAAGGCCGGCCAGGACCTGAAGACCTTCATCGACACCAAGCCGTTCCAGGCCAACTTCATCGCCACCCCCGGGCAGAACGACCCGACCAGCGCCAACGGCCTGCTCGCCAACGGCAAGGCCGCGATGGAGCTGATGGGGGACTGGAACCGGGGCACCCTGGAGACCGCCGCCGAGGACCCGGAGGCACTGAAGAAGTTCCTCGGCTGGTTCCCGGTACCGGCGATCTCCGGTTCCGCCGGTGACCCGAAGGCGGCGCTCGGCGGCGGCGACGGGTTCGCCTGCGCCAAGAACGCCCCGGCCGAGTGCGTCGAGTTCCTCAAGTACATCGTCAGCCCCGAGGTGCAGAAGGGCTACGCCGAGACCGGCACCGGCCTGCCCGTCACCAAGGGCGCGGAGGGCGGCATCGCGGACCCGGCGCTGAAGTCCATCCTGGAGGCCACCTCCGGAGCGACCTACGTGCAGCTCTGGCTGGACACGGCCTTCGGCAGCACCGTCGGCAACGCGATGAACGACGCGATCGTCGCCATCTTCGCCGGCAACGGCAGCCCCGAGCAGGTCGTCTCGGCGATGAAGGCGGCCGCGAAGAAGTGA
- a CDS encoding carbohydrate ABC transporter permease gives MAWGTPLTYVLALAVAAVSITPVVYVIVGGFRTTPQIIADPAGLPDPWVADNYVRVLTQSDFWQQVVNSAVIALGTTLGVVVLGVCAAFVLARYTFRGREGLYTFFTLGLLFPAGAAILPLYLMLRDLNLINSYYAVILPQVAFQLPLTIVILRPFLSAVPRELEDAAAIDGAGRLGFLWRIMLPLSRPALVTVGVLAFVASWNAFLLPLLVLGDAELHTLPLGVQNFSSQYTSDTAGILAFTSLAMLPALLFFTLAEKQIVGGLQGAVKG, from the coding sequence GTGGCGTGGGGCACGCCGCTCACCTACGTGCTGGCGCTCGCGGTCGCGGCCGTGTCGATCACCCCGGTGGTCTACGTGATCGTCGGCGGCTTCCGCACCACCCCGCAGATCATCGCGGACCCGGCCGGCCTGCCCGATCCGTGGGTCGCGGACAACTACGTCCGGGTGCTGACGCAGAGCGACTTCTGGCAGCAGGTGGTCAACAGCGCGGTGATCGCCCTGGGTACGACGCTCGGCGTGGTGGTGCTCGGCGTCTGCGCCGCGTTCGTGCTCGCCCGGTACACCTTCCGCGGGCGGGAGGGGCTCTACACCTTCTTCACCCTCGGCCTGCTCTTCCCGGCCGGGGCGGCGATCCTGCCGCTCTACCTGATGCTGCGTGACCTGAACCTGATCAACTCCTATTACGCGGTGATCCTCCCGCAGGTCGCCTTCCAGTTGCCGCTCACGATCGTGATCCTGCGTCCCTTCCTTTCCGCGGTACCCCGCGAGCTGGAGGACGCCGCCGCGATCGACGGTGCCGGCCGGCTCGGGTTCCTCTGGCGCATCATGCTGCCGCTGTCGCGGCCGGCGCTGGTCACGGTCGGGGTCCTCGCGTTCGTGGCGAGCTGGAACGCGTTCCTCCTGCCGCTGCTCGTCCTCGGCGACGCCGAGTTGCACACCCTGCCGCTGGGTGTCCAGAACTTTTCGAGTCAGTACACCTCGGACACCGCGGGAATCCTCGCCTTCACGTCGCTGGCGATGCTGCCGGCCCTGCTCTTCTTCACGCTGGCCGAGAAGCAGATCGTCGGCGGCCTGCAGGGCGCGGTCAAGGGATGA